A window of Pseudomonas putida genomic DNA:
GTACCTGTGGCGGCGCTCGGATCCGCCTGGCCCTTCGTTGCTATTCCATCAGGATCACCGCATTGGCGTACTTTTCCTGGTCCGGTGTAAAGGTGGTCAGCATGCCGGTGTAATTACAAGTCAGGGTCAACTCTGTACGTGTATTGATGAACAGATCTTCGCCGCGAAGGCCCTGCCATTGCGCCAGATACTTGAACGAACCGTACTTCATCGGTTTCTTCAATGCGCGATCATGACCACCTTTCCAACCTAGCACCGGGAGTGCTCCATCGACACAGTGGCGGGCAAGTTCTGGTTGGGTCAACGCCCGCTCACGGCCAATCTCCCAGCAGCGGATCAAGCCCTCGTCGGGCCCCTTCCAGGCTTCTTCCCAGGTGATCAAGAGGCGGATGGGCTGATGGATAGGGCGCTTGATGATCCCGGTGGTGCGATCCATGACTGAGATTGTCCGTAATGTTCAGTTGGTCTCGATGCTACTAATTGGCCATCATTGTGTCCAGTGCCTGCCCGATTCACCTCCGGGTTCAGTCAAGGCGCTGCTGCAACGCCTCTATGAACACCTCTTCGGCACGACTGAAACGCTGCTCCCTGTTCCACAACAGGTGGATGTCCACATCGGCAATCCCGTCCTGCGGTGGCAGTTTCCACAGCAAACCGGCGTCCACATCCGGCGCCACGACATGCTCGGGCAGGCAACCGATGCCAAACCCGGCAATCACCAGCCGGCGCACTTCTTCAAGGCTGGGTGACGAAGCCACGATTCGCCCGGCAAACCCTTGCTGGTCGCGAAAAATGGTCAGTGGCGACAGCATGCCGCCAATCTGGTCACTGGTGAAACTGACGAAATTCTCCCGCTGCAGGTCGCCTTCGGCTTGCCCAAAAAGGGCATGGTGCTTGCCACAGAAGAACGCATAGCGCTGGCGCAGGAACAGCCGTTGCTCCAGCCGTGGCTGCGCACGCCGGTTCAGGCTGAGGCCCGCGGTGGCGGTTTTTTCCTGCAGGGCAGCGACGATGTCGGAGCTGCGCATCACGTCGATCTCCAACTCCACCCGCGGGTGCTGGCGGTGGAAGTCGGCAAGGAAGTCGTCGAACTGTTCGTTGACGATGCGGCTGATCATCAGCAGGCGGACCTTGCCCACCAGTTCGTCCGCCGGCTGCTCCAGCAAGCCGCCGATCTGCGACATCTGCCCATAGATCTCGCCGGCCAGCTGGAACAGCTGCTCGCCCATTTCCGTCAGCACGAAGCGCGGCCCGCGTCGGGCGATGAGCTGGCGACCGAGCTGTTCCTCCAGGCGCTTGAGCGCCTGGCTTACGGCTGGCTGGGTGAGATGCAGGCGGGCGGCAGCGCGGCTGATGGACAGCTCCTGGCCGATGACCCGGAAGGTGCGCAGCAGGTTCCAGTCGAGGCGGTCGTTGAGCAGGCGGTCGGGCATGGCGGGGCTCGATAATAAGCAAGGCTAATAGTGCGAATAATAAATAGAAAATTGACTAATCATAGCCCCAGGCCGATAAATCGCAGGTATCGAGGCCTGCTGAGTCGGTGTTGGCTTCTTCGCGGGCTCGCCCGCTCCCACAGGTACTGCACAGCATTCAAAACTTGTGGTGATCCTGTGGGAGCGGGCAAGCCCGCGAACAAGCCAACACCGATTCAACAAGCCAAGCGCCACCAGAGCGCCCCGTACCCCCGACAACTCCTGCCAGAACAACAAGCAAAGGAGCCCTCATGAAGCCCACCGCTTCCGCCCAGCCACGCCGTGCCGCCGCCGCCGCGTTCATCGGCACCATGATCGAGTGGTACGACTTCTACATCTACGCCACCGCCGCCGCCCTGGTGTTCGGCGCGCTGTACTTCCCCTCCGACAGCAGCCTGTTCAGCACCATGGCAGCGTTCGGCACCTTCGCCGTCGGCTTCTTTGCCCGGCCGCTGGGTGGCATCGTCTTTGGCCACGTGGGCGACCGTATCGGCCGCAAGAAATCGCTGGTCATCACCTTGCTGATGATGGGCATCGTCACCGTGGGCATCGGCCTGCTGCCGACCTACGCGCAAATCGGCGCCACCGCGCCAGTACTGCTGATCCTGTTGCGCATCGTCCAGGGCATTGCGGTGGGCGGCGAGTGGGGCGGGGCGGTGCTGATGGCCGGCGAGCATGCACCCAAGGGTCGGCGCAACTTCTTCGCTTCGTTCGCCCAACTCGGCAGCCCGGCGGGCCTGATCCTGTCGCTGCTGGCCTTCGGCGCGGTCACCCGCCTGCCCGAGGAGGACCTGATGAGCTGGGGCTGGCGCGTGCCGTTCCTGGCCAGTGCACTATTGCTACTGGTGGGCCTGGCGATTCGCCTGGGGGTGAATGAGTCGCCCGAGTTCATCGCCAGCCGCGAGCAGGCGGAAAAGGCCCGGCGCAAGGAGCAGGCCCCGGTATTCGAAGTGCTGCGCACGGCCTGGCGCCCGCTGTTGCTGTGCATCGGTGCCAATACTCTGGGCATTGCCGGGGTCTACTTCACCAACACTTTCATGATCAGCTACACCACCCAGCAGCTGCACCTGGAGCGTTCGCTGATCCTGGAGTGCCTGTTCTTCGTGGCGATCATCCAGTTCTGCGTGCAGCCGCTGGCCGCCTGGCTCTCGGAAAAGCTCGGTGCCACCCGCTTCCTGGCCCTGGTTGCATTGCTGGCCATGGCCTCGCCCTACCCGATGTTCGTGCTGGTCAGCTCCGGCAAAGGCCCGCTGATCGTGCTCGGTATCGCACTGGCCGCAGCCTGCATGGCTTCCTTCTACGCGGTGATCGCCGGCTACGTCAGCGGCATGTTCGACACCCGTGTGCGCTACACCGCGATTTCCCTGGCCTACCAGATCTGCGGTGCCATCGCGGGCGGCCTGACCCCGCTGATCGGTACCTGGCTGGCCCACTCCTTCACCGGCCAATGGTGGCCGATGGCAGTGTTCTACACCCTGATCGCAACCATTTCGCTGGTGTGCGTGCTCGCACTGGCGCGCCAGTACGCCCGCAGCCAACGCCTGGAACTGGCCTGATCGAACCGCTTTCTTCTGGAGTACCCGCACATGTTGAAATGCAATGGCGAACGCCTGTGGGCGAGCCTGATGGCCATGGCCGAAATCGGCGCCACCGCCCGCGGCGGTAGCTGCCGCCTGGCGCTTAGCGACGAGGACAAGGCGGGCCGTGAACTGTTCAGCCACTGGTGCCGCGAAGCCGGCCTGACGCTGACGGTGGACGCCATTGGCAACCTGTTCGCCCGCCGCGCTGGCAGCAACCCGGATGCGGCGCCGGTGATGATGGGCAGCCACCTCGACACCCAACCTGAGGGCGGCCGTTTCGATGGTGTTTATGGTGTGCTGGCGGGCCTTGAAGTGGTGCGCCGGCTCAATGACCTGAATATCCAGACGCGCAAACCGGCTGGAAATCGCCGTATGGACCAACGAGGAGGGCGCGCGCTTTACTCCGGCCATGTTTGGATCGGCGGTGTTCACCGGTACCCTGGCACTGGACGAAGCGCTGGCTATTCGCGACACCGATGGCATCAGCGTCGCCGACGAACTGCAACGCACCGGTTACGCCGGCCAACGCCCGCTGGGCAGCCAGGTGGATGCCTATTTCGAAGCGCATATCGAGCAAGGCCCCATCCTTGAAGACAACGCCAAGGCCATCGGTGTGGTCAGCGGCGGGCAGGCCATTCGCTGGCTTGATGTGACTGTGGAAGGCATGGCTGCACACGCCGGCACCACGCCGATGCTGCTGCGCAAGGATGCCCTGTACGGTGCGGCACGGATGATCCAGGCGGTCGAGCAGCTGGCAGCGGACTTTGCCCCTGAAGGCCTGACCACCGTGGGTGAACTGTCCATCGCCAAGTCCTCGCGCAACACCATTGCGGGGCTGTTGCAGTTCACTGTCGACTTGCGTCATCACCGGGATGAAGCCATCGAGGCTATGGAGCGTGACCTGAGCCTGAAGTTGCAGGCCATTGCCAGCCAGCGCGGCTTGCAGGTGCGCATCGAGCGCCACTGGGTCAGCCCGGCCACTCCATTCGACGCCGATTGCGTAGCCGCCGTGCAGCAGGCGGTGGACGGCCTCGGCTATGCCCAACAGTCGATTGTCAGCGGTGCCGGCCACGACGCCATCCTGCTGGCCCGCTACTGCCCGACGGCGATGGTGTTCATCCCCTGCGTCGGCGGCCTGAGCCACAACGAAGCCGAAGATGTGCTGCCCGAGGATGCCCGCCAGGGCGTCGACGTACTGCTCAACGCCGTGCTGGCCCGCGCCGGGCAAGTCGAACAAGGAGAAGCCTGATGCGTTGCTACTTCCACCCAGAACAATTGCTGCACCACCCGCGCAGCTACTACTCGCGCGGCGCCATGCGCACCCCGCAGGAAGTGCCCGAACGCGCCGTGCGCCTGTTGCAGGCGGTCAGGGATCTCGGCTTCGACATCCGCCAGCCTGTCGATGCCGGCCTGGCCCCGCTGAAGGCGGTGCATGGCGAGGCCTACCTGGCCTTCCTCGAAGAGGCTCATGCGCGCTGGAAGGGAGTGCCCGAGGACTGGGGTGACGAGGTCATGTCCAACATCTTCGTGCGCGAGCCCAACGCCCTGCGCGGCATCCTCGCCCAGGCCGGGCGCTACCTGGCCGATGGCAGCTGCCCTGTGGGCGAAAACACCTGGCGCTCGGCCTACTGGTCTGCGCAAAGCGCAGTAGCCGGTGCCAAGGCCATTCTTGACGGCGAGCCGGCGGCCTATGCCCTGTGCCGGCCGCCAGGCCACCATGCGCGCTTCGATGCAGCCGGTGGTTTCTGCTACATCAACAACGCGGCTGTAGCAGCGCAGGCCTTGCGCGGCCGCTACAGCCGCGTGGCCATTCTCGATACCGACATGCACCACGGGCAGGGGATTCAGGAGATCTTCTACGATCGCCGGGACGTCCTGTACGTGTCGGTGCATGGCGATCCGACCAACTTCTACCCCGGTGTGGTCGGGTTTGCGGACGAGCGTGGTAGCGGTGCGGGGGAGGGGTACAACCTCAACTTGCCGATGGCGCACGGGGCTAGCGAAGCCGACTTCATGGGGCAGTTGGAGATCGCGCTGGCTGCGGTGAAGGACTTTGGTGCCGAGGTGCTGGTGTTGTCGCTGGGGTTCGATATCTACGAGCTGGACCCGCAGAGCAAGGTGGCAGTCACCACTGAAGGGTTTGCCGTGTTGGGCGAGCGGATTCGGGCGTTGCGCTTGCCGTGCCTCATAGTGCAGGAGGGGGGGTATCACCTGGAGAGCCTGGAGGCGAATGCGCAGGCGTTTTTTGCCGACAAGGCGGACTGGCGATAAGTAGTGTCGGGGCTGACAGGTGCTTGCCATGACAGTTTCAGCGCCTGTGAGATCGAGCGCCGCCCGCGCGGCGCTCGATCTCACAGGCGCTGAAACTGTCATGGCGAACACCCCGCACCCGTTACACCCCACCCCGCCGCACATGTTTCACCAACACCTTCTCCAGCAACTCCCACATCGCCGGCTCCGTACTGAACGCCACATTGAACCGCATCCACCCGGTCGCCTTGGCATCGACCATGAACAACTGCCCAGGCCCGAGCATGATGCCTTTCTCCAACGCATCATCCAGCAACGCCGCACTGTCCGGAATCGCGGGGTGCCGGGTCCAGATATACATCCCTTCATCCGACTCGATGAACAGCTCGAAGCCCAACCGGTGCAGATGCCGGCCAACTTCCTGGTGCGCCTCGGCCAAGCGCTGGCGCAGGCGCTTGAGGTGCTTGCGCCAGCGCCCGTCGATGATCGCGGCATACACCACGCGCTCCATCACCTGCGAGGTGGTCAGGCCCGAGCGCATCTTCAGGTGCAGCAGCTTCTGCATCAGCTCGGGGTTGGCCAGCATGTAGCCGACCCGCACATTGGGCGAAATGCTCTTGGAGTAGCTGCCCACGTAAACCACCTGCTGCAGGTGATCGAGGCTGGCCAGGCACGGCTGCGGCTCGGCGACCATGTCGGCGTACAGGTTGTTCTCCACCAGGCGGAAGCCGTGCTGGCTGGCCAGTTGCAGCAGGCGGTGCAGCTGCGGCAACGGGGTGCGCGAGCAGGTCGGGCTGTGCAGGTGCGGCTGGGTGAAGAACGCAGTGGGGCGGTGATGGCTGAGCAACTGCTCCAGCTGGTTCAGGTCGTAGCCGGCCGGTGTGCGCGGCACGCCGACCAGGGTTGCGCCCTGGGTACGCAGGATGCTCATCAGGTTCGGGTAGCCGGGGTCGTCCACCAGCACCACGTCGCCCGGGCGCACCAGCGTACGCGCGGCCAGGTCCAGGGCCTGGCTGGCGCCGTGAGTGAGCATCAGCTGCGCCGGATTGGCGACGATCGACAGCTCCTGCTGCAGGTTCTGCGCGGTCAGCGCGCGCAGCTCCGGCAGGCCCATGGGGTCGCCGTAGCCCGACAGCTCCAGCGGGCTGCCGGCCACCTGGCGCAGGCCGCGGCGCAGGCCGTCTTCGTACATCCAGTCGTTTGGCAGCCAGCCGCACCCCGGCTTGAACGGCAACTGGCGGATTTCGAAGATCTGCTGCAAGTACCACTCGGAGTTGAACGTTGGTCGACTGGTGTCGGCCTCGGCATTGTGCTGGTCCAGCAGTTCGCCAGCTGCCCGGTTGACGAAGAACCCTGCGTTGCCACGGCTTACCAGCAGGCCCTGGGCGACAAGGCGGTCGTAGGCCTCGACCACGGTGAAGGTGCTCACCGAATAGCTCGCGGCAAAGGCGCGGATCGAGGGGACCTTGGCGCCTGGCTTGAGGGTCTGGTTGTCGATCAGCTCGCGCAGCCCGTCGATGATCTGGTTCACCAGCGGGGTCGAGGAGTCTGGATGTAATTCGAACATTCGGGGCCTTCAGGGTGCGTATCGCCCGGCGTTTGCAAGGTGTATTGCAAGGGCGACCTGTACAGTGCAGTGCGAGTTTCATGCCACTGTGCATGGCTCTCTGCGTCGGACATTTTTACATTAGGTGTCAGATATCGCCACCTAAAGCATGTTCAGTTCGCCCCAGGCGCCGCCCTGGGGCGCGTCAGCAGGCCGCCATGGAAGGCCTGCGTGTGTTCGCTCACACCATCCTGCGCGCATTAGCACTGATGTACGTGAAACCGCCAGCCATCGGGGTTTCACAGTTTTCCTTGGATAAAAAGAAGCACGGGGTACACAACTGATGGACGCAACATCCACAACCACCACCGCGAAAAGCGGGCACGAGAGCAAGCTCAGTGCCTCGCTCAAGTCGCGCCACCTGACGATGATGTCGATCGCCGGGGTTATCGGCGGCGCCTTGTTCGTCGGCTCCGGCAGCGTGATTCACAGCGCCGGCCCAGCCGCTGTGCTGGCCTACCTGGCAGGCGGCATCCTGGTGGTACTGATCATGCGCATGCTGGGTGAAATGGCGACTTCCTCGCCAGACACCGGTTCGTTCTCCACCTACGCCGATCGCGCCATCGGCCGTTGGGCCGGTTTCACCATCGGCTGGCTGTACTGGTGGTACTGGGTCATTCTCATGGCCTGGGAAGCTTATGTGGCGGGCAAGATCCTGCATGGTTTCTTCCCCGATGTCAGCGTCAACGTGTTCGTGCTGGCCACGACCCTGTTGCTGATCACCGTCAACTTCTTCAACGTCAAGCACTACGGTGAGTTCGAGTTCTGGTTCGCCTTGATCAAGGTGATCGCGATCGTCTGTTTCCTGATTGTGTGTACCGCTGCCGTGCTGAATATCTGGCAGTTCGGTGAGGTGCGTGGCATCAGCCATCTCACCGCCGAAGGTTTCATGCCCAACGGCATCACCACCGTGATCGGTGCCTTGCTCGGGGTGATGTTCGCCTTCCTCGGCGCGGAAATCGTCACTATCGCCGCTTCCGAAGCCAAGGACCCGGCCGCGCAGATTGTCAAGGCGACCAACTCGGTGGTCTGGCGTGTGTGCCTGTTCTACGTCGGTTCGATCTTCCTGATCGTCTGCCTGGTCCCGTGGAACGATCCGCACCTGGGCGTTTCCGGTTATGGCGCCTACCGCCGCACCCTGGAGCTGCTGGGCGTGCCGTATGCCGAGCTGCTGATGAACTTCGTGGTGCTGACCTCGGTGAGCAGCTGCCTGATCTCCGGCCACTACACCGCTTCGCGCATGCTGTTCTCCCTGGCCCAGCGTGGCGACGCGCCGTCGTTCTTCAAGATCACCCGCGCCGGCACCGGTGTACCGGTATACGCGATCATGGGTTCGTGCGCCGTGGCCGTGGTGTGTGCGCTGATCAACTTCAGCGAGACCCTGCGCCCTAAAGACGTGCTGGAAACCCTGATGAACACCACCGGCATGATCGCCCTGCTGGTGTACCTGGTGATTGCCTTCTCGCAGCTGCGCATGCGTCGCAAGCTGATTGCCGAAGGCAAGGAAGTGCGCCTGAAGATGTGGCTGTTCCCATGGCTGACCTACCTGGTGATCGCCTTCATCGTGGCCGCCCTGGTGACCATGGCCTTCATGCCTGACTACCAGATCCTGGTGATCTCCACCGGTATCGCTGCGGCAATCGTGGTGGCGATGGGTGTGGTGCACCAGATCCGTTCTGGCAAGCAGCACTAAGCGTCACTCGCTTCTCGAAACGGCCGGCTCCCTCGGGGACCCGGCCGTTTCGCTTTGTTGGGCATGGTTTTTTTCCGCTGGCATGTGAAAGCGTTGGTTCATCCAGGGCGAGCCGAGCAGGGCGGCGGTGGCGATCAGGGCCAGGATGGCGAGGGCGATGAAAGTTTTCATGGAGTGGCGCATACATGGACGGACAGCAGGCATAGGTAGTCAGTTCCGGCCCTATCGCCGGCAAGCCAGCTCCCACAGGGACCGCACCGATCTCAAGCCATGCGCAGTACCTGTGGGAGCTGGCTTGCCGGCGATAGGGCCCTCAAAGCCGACAGATGGCATATGCTGAACACATTGCCCGCCCAAAGGAGCTTCACATGGCCTGGTCCGCCACCCAGTATTCCCAGTTCGAAGACGAACGCACCCGCGCCGTGCGAGACCTGCTCGCCGCAGTGCCGCCACGCCCTGTACGCCACGCCACCGACCTGGGCTGTGGCCCTGGCAATTCCACCGAGGTACTGCTGCAACGTTACCCGGATGCCCAGGTGACAGCCCTGGACAGTGACCCGGACATGATCGACAAGGCCCGCGAGCGCAAACGGCTGTGCATCCCCCGCGTACGCACGGCCATCGCTGACATTGCAGGCTGGTCCGCCCCAGAGCCACAGGACCTGATCCTGGCCAATGCCTCGCTGCAGTGGCTCCCCGACCACGCCTCGCTGTACCCGCACCTGGTGCGCCAGCTGAGCGAAGGTGCCAGCCTGGCCGTGCAGACCCCGGACAACCTCGACGAACCGGCCCACCGGCAACTGCGGGATATCGCCAACCAGGGCCCTTGGGCGGCGAAGTTCGCCGATTTTCAATTGCCCCCACGGCACAACGCGGCGTTCTACTATGA
This region includes:
- a CDS encoding MFS transporter, with amino-acid sequence MKPTASAQPRRAAAAAFIGTMIEWYDFYIYATAAALVFGALYFPSDSSLFSTMAAFGTFAVGFFARPLGGIVFGHVGDRIGRKKSLVITLLMMGIVTVGIGLLPTYAQIGATAPVLLILLRIVQGIAVGGEWGGAVLMAGEHAPKGRRNFFASFAQLGSPAGLILSLLAFGAVTRLPEEDLMSWGWRVPFLASALLLLVGLAIRLGVNESPEFIASREQAEKARRKEQAPVFEVLRTAWRPLLLCIGANTLGIAGVYFTNTFMISYTTQQLHLERSLILECLFFVAIIQFCVQPLAAWLSEKLGATRFLALVALLAMASPYPMFVLVSSGKGPLIVLGIALAAACMASFYAVIAGYVSGMFDTRVRYTAISLAYQICGAIAGGLTPLIGTWLAHSFTGQWWPMAVFYTLIATISLVCVLALARQYARSQRLELA
- a CDS encoding PLP-dependent aminotransferase family protein, which produces MFELHPDSSTPLVNQIIDGLRELIDNQTLKPGAKVPSIRAFAASYSVSTFTVVEAYDRLVAQGLLVSRGNAGFFVNRAAGELLDQHNAEADTSRPTFNSEWYLQQIFEIRQLPFKPGCGWLPNDWMYEDGLRRGLRQVAGSPLELSGYGDPMGLPELRALTAQNLQQELSIVANPAQLMLTHGASQALDLAARTLVRPGDVVLVDDPGYPNLMSILRTQGATLVGVPRTPAGYDLNQLEQLLSHHRPTAFFTQPHLHSPTCSRTPLPQLHRLLQLASQHGFRLVENNLYADMVAEPQPCLASLDHLQQVVYVGSYSKSISPNVRVGYMLANPELMQKLLHLKMRSGLTTSQVMERVVYAAIIDGRWRKHLKRLRQRLAEAHQEVGRHLHRLGFELFIESDEGMYIWTRHPAIPDSAALLDDALEKGIMLGPGQLFMVDAKATGWMRFNVAFSTEPAMWELLEKVLVKHVRRGGV
- a CDS encoding LysR family transcriptional regulator — translated: MPDRLLNDRLDWNLLRTFRVIGQELSISRAAARLHLTQPAVSQALKRLEEQLGRQLIARRGPRFVLTEMGEQLFQLAGEIYGQMSQIGGLLEQPADELVGKVRLLMISRIVNEQFDDFLADFHRQHPRVELEIDVMRSSDIVAALQEKTATAGLSLNRRAQPRLEQRLFLRQRYAFFCGKHHALFGQAEGDLQRENFVSFTSDQIGGMLSPLTIFRDQQGFAGRIVASSPSLEEVRRLVIAGFGIGCLPEHVVAPDVDAGLLWKLPPQDGIADVDIHLLWNREQRFSRAEEVFIEALQQRLD
- the tam gene encoding trans-aconitate 2-methyltransferase is translated as MAWSATQYSQFEDERTRAVRDLLAAVPPRPVRHATDLGCGPGNSTEVLLQRYPDAQVTALDSDPDMIDKARERKRLCIPRVRTAIADIAGWSAPEPQDLILANASLQWLPDHASLYPHLVRQLSEGASLAVQTPDNLDEPAHRQLRDIANQGPWAAKFADFQLPPRHNAAFYYDLLTPLCARVDVWRTTYHHPLAGGAEAVVEWFKGSALRPYLARLEGQEQADFLQMYLQAMQRDYPPASDGKVLLPFPRLFVIATR
- a CDS encoding amino acid permease — protein: MDATSTTTTAKSGHESKLSASLKSRHLTMMSIAGVIGGALFVGSGSVIHSAGPAAVLAYLAGGILVVLIMRMLGEMATSSPDTGSFSTYADRAIGRWAGFTIGWLYWWYWVILMAWEAYVAGKILHGFFPDVSVNVFVLATTLLLITVNFFNVKHYGEFEFWFALIKVIAIVCFLIVCTAAVLNIWQFGEVRGISHLTAEGFMPNGITTVIGALLGVMFAFLGAEIVTIAASEAKDPAAQIVKATNSVVWRVCLFYVGSIFLIVCLVPWNDPHLGVSGYGAYRRTLELLGVPYAELLMNFVVLTSVSSCLISGHYTASRMLFSLAQRGDAPSFFKITRAGTGVPVYAIMGSCAVAVVCALINFSETLRPKDVLETLMNTTGMIALLVYLVIAFSQLRMRRKLIAEGKEVRLKMWLFPWLTYLVIAFIVAALVTMAFMPDYQILVISTGIAAAIVVAMGVVHQIRSGKQH
- a CDS encoding histone deacetylase family protein, translated to MRCYFHPEQLLHHPRSYYSRGAMRTPQEVPERAVRLLQAVRDLGFDIRQPVDAGLAPLKAVHGEAYLAFLEEAHARWKGVPEDWGDEVMSNIFVREPNALRGILAQAGRYLADGSCPVGENTWRSAYWSAQSAVAGAKAILDGEPAAYALCRPPGHHARFDAAGGFCYINNAAVAAQALRGRYSRVAILDTDMHHGQGIQEIFYDRRDVLYVSVHGDPTNFYPGVVGFADERGSGAGEGYNLNLPMAHGASEADFMGQLEIALAAVKDFGAEVLVLSLGFDIYELDPQSKVAVTTEGFAVLGERIRALRLPCLIVQEGGYHLESLEANAQAFFADKADWR